In Desulfobacterales bacterium, a genomic segment contains:
- a CDS encoding alpha/beta fold hydrolase has protein sequence MLLSTDGRNLYYDLVGPASGPVVCFTHSLAADSGMWAEQVPALVGAGFRVLRLDMRGHGGIDAVPGEYTMEELADDVAAVIASLEIGQVHYVGLSIGGMFGQAFTLGHADRIRSLVLCDTHPASAPNAKELWAPRIAAVKQANSLLPIADATMERWLTQQYKKANPGRWKQIRDTVAATTPQGYCGCVAAIQNFDFRAQLPSIKSPALVVCGADDPGAPPEESRQIAGLLPNARYEEIADARHLPNVEHPGVFNRLLRDWLKSRR, from the coding sequence ATGCTCTTATCGACTGATGGACGCAATCTTTACTACGATCTCGTGGGACCGGCGTCGGGTCCAGTGGTGTGTTTTACGCATTCTCTGGCAGCCGACAGCGGCATGTGGGCCGAACAGGTTCCGGCGCTGGTTGGGGCGGGGTTTCGCGTCCTGCGCCTCGACATGCGCGGTCATGGCGGAATTGATGCCGTGCCGGGCGAATATACGATGGAAGAACTGGCCGATGATGTTGCGGCTGTCATTGCATCGCTGGAGATCGGGCAGGTTCACTATGTCGGGTTGTCCATCGGGGGAATGTTTGGCCAGGCCTTTACCCTCGGACACGCCGATCGGATCAGGTCGCTCGTGCTGTGTGACACACACCCGGCATCTGCCCCGAATGCCAAAGAACTGTGGGCGCCGAGGATTGCCGCGGTAAAGCAGGCAAACTCGCTTTTGCCGATTGCGGACGCCACCATGGAGAGGTGGCTTACCCAACAGTACAAAAAGGCGAACCCCGGCCGCTGGAAACAGATCCGGGATACCGTCGCAGCCACCACACCCCAGGGCTATTGCGGATGCGTGGCCGCCATTCAGAATTTCGATTTCAGGGCGCAGCTCCCTTCCATTAAGTCCCCGGCGCTTGTTGTGTGCGGCGCCGATGATCCGGGTGCGCCGCCCGAAGAAAGCAGGCAAATCGCCGGCCTGCTCCCGAACGCACGCTATGAGGAAATCGCGGATGCACGCCACTTGCCGAATGTCGAACATCCCGGCGTCTTCAATCGCCTTCTGAGGGACTGGCTGAAATCTCGCCGGTAA
- a CDS encoding DUF3617 family protein has product MLIKACTISVLCILLAMPPAWGLDFKPGKYEITVKMEMPGIPGGMPPQTMVQCLNEKNPVPDSSPDAQGCKMANMRTKGNTVTYTVNCPQQGMDAKMTGEMTYKGDSFEGTTKMSMGPEAGSMTVITVVKGRRIGKCD; this is encoded by the coding sequence ATGTTAATAAAAGCCTGCACAATTTCAGTTTTGTGTATATTGTTGGCCATGCCGCCCGCCTGGGGATTGGACTTTAAACCGGGCAAGTATGAAATTACCGTCAAAATGGAAATGCCGGGAATTCCCGGCGGGATGCCGCCGCAAACCATGGTTCAATGCTTAAATGAAAAAAACCCGGTGCCCGATTCCTCCCCCGACGCCCAGGGATGCAAGATGGCGAACATGAGGACCAAAGGCAATACGGTCACGTACACCGTAAATTGTCCCCAGCAAGGCATGGATGCCAAGATGACCGGTGAAATGACCTACAAGGGGGACTCCTTTGAAGGTACCACGAAAATGAGCATGGGACCGGAAGCCGGCAGCATGACCGTCATAACCGTGGTTAAAGGCAGACGTATCGGCAAGTGTGATTAA